A portion of the Chaetodon trifascialis isolate fChaTrf1 chromosome 7, fChaTrf1.hap1, whole genome shotgun sequence genome contains these proteins:
- the invs gene encoding inversin isoform X1, whose protein sequence is MASATSSPGPASLGSQVHAAAVNGDRGALLKLITADPSLRDREDQFGRTPLMYCVLADRLDCAEILLKAGASVNKTDHSQRTALHLAAQKGNLRFLKLLLSRRANWLQKDLEEMTPLHLATRHPSPKALALLLKHIGPGEVDTQDKNKQTALHWSAFYNRPEHVRLLIKHDSNIGIPDSEGKIPLHWAAHSQEPSATQTVRCILEAAPTESLLNWQDYEGRTPLHFAVADGNEAVVEVLTSYEGCNVTAYDNLFRTPLHWAALLGHARIVHLLLERNTSGTIPSDSQGATPLHYGAQSNNAETVGVFLSHPSVKDEPDLEGRTAFMWAAGKGSDDVIRTMLALTPHIDINMADKYGGTALHAASLSGHVSTVKLLLERGAMVDSLDVMKHTPLFRACEMGHRDVILTLIKGSARVDLVDVDGHTALHWAALGGNAEVCQILMENGISPNVQDQAGRTPLQCAAYGGYITCMAVLMENNADPNIQDKEGRTALHWSCNNGYLDAVKLLLGYNAFPNHMEHTEERYTPLDYALLGEHSEVTQFMLEHGALSIAAIQDIAAASIQAVYKGYTVRKAFRERKQLLMRHEQLRKDAAKKREEEQRRREAVQQVSVASAEKRRVPLVRTEQEKLCLVNIIEDLTMNDSVVETKKSSKAERAKSKEERHKVAHKSRSSRRSKAAEPQETPDASSRHCHVTGDTVPGAPQTTRLKELLSPASCSQPPSLKPRPPCMPKVRERASSNTCTPTDQTDTITRECIPVKKRDAHMTAQTAPGRTDAHTSPQKHRNHKEQTSEKATTKDQTHTPSLRSSSPLDHKSPSRKTQSATHAPISTRTHREHNKEQRRTRNEAARIIQRAWRRFHARRRREVRAHEEVESSDSNHTLNRKKMEIRAQSTKPSASKSSVLQSIYGNSMARRGRSFRGAHSQLLLDLPLRTQSQLSGIDCVHLTDAVNQAKQYSYHLRPHSAGQGTRGRGKH, encoded by the exons ATG gCCTCAGCGACGTCTAGCCCAGGACCTGCGTCTCTGGGCTCGCAGGttcatgctgcagctgtcaATGGAGATAGGGGCGCTCTCCTCAAACTCATCACAG CAGATCCCTCGTTGCGGGACCGTGAGGACCAGTTTGGCCGGACTCCTTTGATGTACTGTGTGCTGGCTGACCGCCTGGACTGTGCAGAGATTCTGTTGAAGGCCGGAGCCTCGGTCAACAAGACCGACCACAGCCAGCGCACCGCTTTGCATCTCGCTGCACAGAAG GGGAATTTGCGtttcctgaagctgctgctgtccaggcGTGCTAACTGGCTGCAGAAAGATTTAGAGGAGATGACCCCGCTGCACCTGGCCACCCGACACCCCTCCCCAAAAGCCCTCGCCCTGCTGCTCAAACACATCGGACCTGGAGAAGTTGACACACAAGACAAGAACAAG CAAACTGCTCTGCACTGGTCAGCGTTTTATAACCGACCAGAACACGTTCGCCTTCTGATCAAGCATGATTCCAACATTGGCATCCCAGACAGCGAGGGCAAGATCCCTCTGCACTGGGCAGCACACAGTCAGGAGCCCAGCGCTACGCAAACTGTCCGCTGTATACTG GAGGCAGCTCCCACTGAGTCCCTGCTGAACTGGCAGGACTATGAGGGACGGACGCCCTTGCACTTCGCCGTTGCAGATGGGAACGAGGCAGTGGTCGAGGTGTTGACGTCGTACGAGGGTTGTAATGTGACAGCTTATGATAACCTCTTCAGAACACCGCTGCACTGGGCAGCTCTGCTCG GCCACGCCAGGATCgtccacctgctgctggagcGAAACACATCAGGCACGATTCCGTCAGACAGCCAGGGAGCAACACCTCTGCACTACGGTGCTCAGAGCAACAACGCT gagacaGTTGGTGTGTTCCTGTCCCACCCATCTGTGAAGGATGAACCCGATCTGGAGGGGAGGACGGCCTTCATGTGGGCCGCTGGGAAGGgcagtgatgatgtcatccgCACCATGCTGGCCCTCACCCCCCACATTGACATCAACATGGCTGACAAGTATGGTGGCACCG CACTCCATGCAGCCTCCCTGTCAGGGCATGTGAgcacagtgaagctgctgttggAGAGGGGAGCGATGGTCGACTCTCTGGATGTGATGAAACACACGCCGCTGTTTCGCGCTTGCGAGATGGGACACAGGGACGTCATACTGACACTCATCAAAG GTTCTGCACGTGTGGACCTGGTGGACGTGGATGGTCACACTGCTCTGCACTGGGCAGCTCTGGGAGGGAATGCTGAGGTCTGCCAGATACTGATGGAGAATGGGATTAGTCCCAACGTGCAG GACCAGGCAGGACGCACTCCTCTGCAATGTGCTGCTTACGGTGGCTACATCACCTGCATGGCTGTTCTCATGGAGAACAATGCTGATCCAAACATACAGGACAAAGAG GGTCGGACTGCTCTGCACTGGTCCTGTAACAATGGCTACCTGGACGCTGTGAAACTGCTACTGGGCTACAATGCCTTCCCTAATCACATGgagcacacagaggagag GTACACCCCTCTGGACTACGCTTTGCTGGGGGAGCACAGCGAGGTGACTCAGTTCATGCTGGAGCATGGCGCTCTGTCCATAGCAGCCATCCAGGACATCGCTGCTGCCTCCATCCAGGCTGTCTACAAGGGCTACACCGTCCGCAAGGCCTTCAGGGAGAGAAAGCAGCTCCTCATGAGGCACGAGCAGCTGCGCAAGGATGCAGCCAA GAAACGAGAGGAAGAACAGCGGAGGAGAGAAGCTGTGCAGCAAGTCTCTGTGGCCTCTGCAGAGAAACGCAGGGTCCCGTTGGTGagaacagagcaggaaaagctcTGCTTAGTGAACATTATAGAGGACTTAACCATGAATGACTCAGTGGTGGAAACAAAGAAATCATCCAAAGCTGAACGCGCtaagagcaaagaggagagacacaaag TAGCCCACAAGAGCAGATCCTCCAGAAGAAGCAAAGCAGCTGAACCACAAGAGACTCCTGATGCTTCGAGCCGCCACTGTCATGTGACTGGTGACACTGTGCCTGGTGCTCCCCAGACCACCAGGCTGAAGGAGCTTCTCTCTCCTGCCAGCTGCAGCCAACCGCCCAGCCTCAAACCCAGACCCCCCTGCATGCCCAAAGTCAGAGAACGAGCTTCCTCAAACACATGCACTCCAACGGACCAAACTGACACTATTACCAGAGAATGCATCCCTGTAAAAAAGAGGGATGCTCACATGACTGCGCAGACTGCCCCTGGCAGGACTGAtgcccacacctctccacaaaAGCACCGAAACCACAAGGAGCAGACTTCAGAAAAGGCCACCACCAAAGACCAAACTCACACTCCCTCATTAAGAAGCAGTTCGCCTTTAGACCACAAAAGCCCTTCGAGAAAGACTCAGTCTGCCACACACGCACCCATctcaacacgcacacacagggagCACAACAAAGAGCAGCGCCGGACGAGGAACGAGGCTGCACGCATCATCCAGCGAGCCTGGCGAAG gttcCACGCACGCAGGCGGAGAGAGGTGAGGGCCCACGAGGAGGTGGAGTCAAGTGATTCAAACCACACCCTTAACAGGAAGAAGATGGAAATCCGAGCTCAGTCCACTAAACCCTCAGCGAGTAAGAGCTCGGTGCTACAAAGCATCTACG GGAACTCCATGGCCAGACGAGGGCGTTCATTTCGGGGCGCTCAttctcagctgctcctggacCTGCCACTGCGCACCCAGAGCCAGC TGAGCGGTATCGACTGTGTGCACCTGACTGATGCTGTGAATCAAGCCAAGCAGTACTCCTACCACCTGAGACCACATAGTGCTGGACAGGGGACCAGAGGCCGGGGAAAACATTGA
- the invs gene encoding inversin isoform X2, with protein sequence MASATSSPGPASLGSQVHAAAVNGDRGALLKLITADPSLRDREDQFGRTPLMYCVLADRLDCAEILLKAGASVNKTDHSQRTALHLAAQKGNLRFLKLLLSRRANWLQKDLEEMTPLHLATRHPSPKALALLLKHIGPGEVDTQDKNKQTALHWSAFYNRPEHVRLLIKHDSNIGIPDSEGKIPLHWAAHSQEPSATQTVRCILEAAPTESLLNWQDYEGRTPLHFAVADGNEAVVEVLTSYEGCNVTAYDNLFRTPLHWAALLGHARIVHLLLERNTSGTIPSDSQGATPLHYGAQSNNAETVGVFLSHPSVKDEPDLEGRTAFMWAAGKGSDDVIRTMLALTPHIDINMADKYGGTALHAASLSGHVSTVKLLLERGAMVDSLDVMKHTPLFRACEMGHRDVILTLIKGSARVDLVDVDGHTALHWAALGGNAEVCQILMENGISPNVQDQAGRTPLQCAAYGGYITCMAVLMENNADPNIQDKEGRTALHWSCNNGYLDAVKLLLGYNAFPNHMEHTEERYTPLDYALLGEHSEVTQFMLEHGALSIAAIQDIAAASIQAVYKGYTVRKAFRERKQLLMRHEQLRKDAAKKREEEQRRREAVQQVSVASAEKRRVPLVRTEQEKLCLVNIIEDLTMNDSVVETKKSSKAERAKSKEERHKAHKSRSSRRSKAAEPQETPDASSRHCHVTGDTVPGAPQTTRLKELLSPASCSQPPSLKPRPPCMPKVRERASSNTCTPTDQTDTITRECIPVKKRDAHMTAQTAPGRTDAHTSPQKHRNHKEQTSEKATTKDQTHTPSLRSSSPLDHKSPSRKTQSATHAPISTRTHREHNKEQRRTRNEAARIIQRAWRRFHARRRREVRAHEEVESSDSNHTLNRKKMEIRAQSTKPSASKSSVLQSIYGNSMARRGRSFRGAHSQLLLDLPLRTQSQLSGIDCVHLTDAVNQAKQYSYHLRPHSAGQGTRGRGKH encoded by the exons ATG gCCTCAGCGACGTCTAGCCCAGGACCTGCGTCTCTGGGCTCGCAGGttcatgctgcagctgtcaATGGAGATAGGGGCGCTCTCCTCAAACTCATCACAG CAGATCCCTCGTTGCGGGACCGTGAGGACCAGTTTGGCCGGACTCCTTTGATGTACTGTGTGCTGGCTGACCGCCTGGACTGTGCAGAGATTCTGTTGAAGGCCGGAGCCTCGGTCAACAAGACCGACCACAGCCAGCGCACCGCTTTGCATCTCGCTGCACAGAAG GGGAATTTGCGtttcctgaagctgctgctgtccaggcGTGCTAACTGGCTGCAGAAAGATTTAGAGGAGATGACCCCGCTGCACCTGGCCACCCGACACCCCTCCCCAAAAGCCCTCGCCCTGCTGCTCAAACACATCGGACCTGGAGAAGTTGACACACAAGACAAGAACAAG CAAACTGCTCTGCACTGGTCAGCGTTTTATAACCGACCAGAACACGTTCGCCTTCTGATCAAGCATGATTCCAACATTGGCATCCCAGACAGCGAGGGCAAGATCCCTCTGCACTGGGCAGCACACAGTCAGGAGCCCAGCGCTACGCAAACTGTCCGCTGTATACTG GAGGCAGCTCCCACTGAGTCCCTGCTGAACTGGCAGGACTATGAGGGACGGACGCCCTTGCACTTCGCCGTTGCAGATGGGAACGAGGCAGTGGTCGAGGTGTTGACGTCGTACGAGGGTTGTAATGTGACAGCTTATGATAACCTCTTCAGAACACCGCTGCACTGGGCAGCTCTGCTCG GCCACGCCAGGATCgtccacctgctgctggagcGAAACACATCAGGCACGATTCCGTCAGACAGCCAGGGAGCAACACCTCTGCACTACGGTGCTCAGAGCAACAACGCT gagacaGTTGGTGTGTTCCTGTCCCACCCATCTGTGAAGGATGAACCCGATCTGGAGGGGAGGACGGCCTTCATGTGGGCCGCTGGGAAGGgcagtgatgatgtcatccgCACCATGCTGGCCCTCACCCCCCACATTGACATCAACATGGCTGACAAGTATGGTGGCACCG CACTCCATGCAGCCTCCCTGTCAGGGCATGTGAgcacagtgaagctgctgttggAGAGGGGAGCGATGGTCGACTCTCTGGATGTGATGAAACACACGCCGCTGTTTCGCGCTTGCGAGATGGGACACAGGGACGTCATACTGACACTCATCAAAG GTTCTGCACGTGTGGACCTGGTGGACGTGGATGGTCACACTGCTCTGCACTGGGCAGCTCTGGGAGGGAATGCTGAGGTCTGCCAGATACTGATGGAGAATGGGATTAGTCCCAACGTGCAG GACCAGGCAGGACGCACTCCTCTGCAATGTGCTGCTTACGGTGGCTACATCACCTGCATGGCTGTTCTCATGGAGAACAATGCTGATCCAAACATACAGGACAAAGAG GGTCGGACTGCTCTGCACTGGTCCTGTAACAATGGCTACCTGGACGCTGTGAAACTGCTACTGGGCTACAATGCCTTCCCTAATCACATGgagcacacagaggagag GTACACCCCTCTGGACTACGCTTTGCTGGGGGAGCACAGCGAGGTGACTCAGTTCATGCTGGAGCATGGCGCTCTGTCCATAGCAGCCATCCAGGACATCGCTGCTGCCTCCATCCAGGCTGTCTACAAGGGCTACACCGTCCGCAAGGCCTTCAGGGAGAGAAAGCAGCTCCTCATGAGGCACGAGCAGCTGCGCAAGGATGCAGCCAA GAAACGAGAGGAAGAACAGCGGAGGAGAGAAGCTGTGCAGCAAGTCTCTGTGGCCTCTGCAGAGAAACGCAGGGTCCCGTTGGTGagaacagagcaggaaaagctcTGCTTAGTGAACATTATAGAGGACTTAACCATGAATGACTCAGTGGTGGAAACAAAGAAATCATCCAAAGCTGAACGCGCtaagagcaaagaggagagacacaaag CCCACAAGAGCAGATCCTCCAGAAGAAGCAAAGCAGCTGAACCACAAGAGACTCCTGATGCTTCGAGCCGCCACTGTCATGTGACTGGTGACACTGTGCCTGGTGCTCCCCAGACCACCAGGCTGAAGGAGCTTCTCTCTCCTGCCAGCTGCAGCCAACCGCCCAGCCTCAAACCCAGACCCCCCTGCATGCCCAAAGTCAGAGAACGAGCTTCCTCAAACACATGCACTCCAACGGACCAAACTGACACTATTACCAGAGAATGCATCCCTGTAAAAAAGAGGGATGCTCACATGACTGCGCAGACTGCCCCTGGCAGGACTGAtgcccacacctctccacaaaAGCACCGAAACCACAAGGAGCAGACTTCAGAAAAGGCCACCACCAAAGACCAAACTCACACTCCCTCATTAAGAAGCAGTTCGCCTTTAGACCACAAAAGCCCTTCGAGAAAGACTCAGTCTGCCACACACGCACCCATctcaacacgcacacacagggagCACAACAAAGAGCAGCGCCGGACGAGGAACGAGGCTGCACGCATCATCCAGCGAGCCTGGCGAAG gttcCACGCACGCAGGCGGAGAGAGGTGAGGGCCCACGAGGAGGTGGAGTCAAGTGATTCAAACCACACCCTTAACAGGAAGAAGATGGAAATCCGAGCTCAGTCCACTAAACCCTCAGCGAGTAAGAGCTCGGTGCTACAAAGCATCTACG GGAACTCCATGGCCAGACGAGGGCGTTCATTTCGGGGCGCTCAttctcagctgctcctggacCTGCCACTGCGCACCCAGAGCCAGC TGAGCGGTATCGACTGTGTGCACCTGACTGATGCTGTGAATCAAGCCAAGCAGTACTCCTACCACCTGAGACCACATAGTGCTGGACAGGGGACCAGAGGCCGGGGAAAACATTGA
- the invs gene encoding inversin isoform X3 — MASATSSPGPASLGSQVHAAAVNGDRGALLKLITDPSLRDREDQFGRTPLMYCVLADRLDCAEILLKAGASVNKTDHSQRTALHLAAQKGNLRFLKLLLSRRANWLQKDLEEMTPLHLATRHPSPKALALLLKHIGPGEVDTQDKNKQTALHWSAFYNRPEHVRLLIKHDSNIGIPDSEGKIPLHWAAHSQEPSATQTVRCILEAAPTESLLNWQDYEGRTPLHFAVADGNEAVVEVLTSYEGCNVTAYDNLFRTPLHWAALLGHARIVHLLLERNTSGTIPSDSQGATPLHYGAQSNNAETVGVFLSHPSVKDEPDLEGRTAFMWAAGKGSDDVIRTMLALTPHIDINMADKYGGTALHAASLSGHVSTVKLLLERGAMVDSLDVMKHTPLFRACEMGHRDVILTLIKGSARVDLVDVDGHTALHWAALGGNAEVCQILMENGISPNVQDQAGRTPLQCAAYGGYITCMAVLMENNADPNIQDKEGRTALHWSCNNGYLDAVKLLLGYNAFPNHMEHTEERYTPLDYALLGEHSEVTQFMLEHGALSIAAIQDIAAASIQAVYKGYTVRKAFRERKQLLMRHEQLRKDAAKKREEEQRRREAVQQVSVASAEKRRVPLVRTEQEKLCLVNIIEDLTMNDSVVETKKSSKAERAKSKEERHKVAHKSRSSRRSKAAEPQETPDASSRHCHVTGDTVPGAPQTTRLKELLSPASCSQPPSLKPRPPCMPKVRERASSNTCTPTDQTDTITRECIPVKKRDAHMTAQTAPGRTDAHTSPQKHRNHKEQTSEKATTKDQTHTPSLRSSSPLDHKSPSRKTQSATHAPISTRTHREHNKEQRRTRNEAARIIQRAWRRFHARRRREVRAHEEVESSDSNHTLNRKKMEIRAQSTKPSASKSSVLQSIYGNSMARRGRSFRGAHSQLLLDLPLRTQSQLSGIDCVHLTDAVNQAKQYSYHLRPHSAGQGTRGRGKH; from the exons ATG gCCTCAGCGACGTCTAGCCCAGGACCTGCGTCTCTGGGCTCGCAGGttcatgctgcagctgtcaATGGAGATAGGGGCGCTCTCCTCAAACTCATCACAG ATCCCTCGTTGCGGGACCGTGAGGACCAGTTTGGCCGGACTCCTTTGATGTACTGTGTGCTGGCTGACCGCCTGGACTGTGCAGAGATTCTGTTGAAGGCCGGAGCCTCGGTCAACAAGACCGACCACAGCCAGCGCACCGCTTTGCATCTCGCTGCACAGAAG GGGAATTTGCGtttcctgaagctgctgctgtccaggcGTGCTAACTGGCTGCAGAAAGATTTAGAGGAGATGACCCCGCTGCACCTGGCCACCCGACACCCCTCCCCAAAAGCCCTCGCCCTGCTGCTCAAACACATCGGACCTGGAGAAGTTGACACACAAGACAAGAACAAG CAAACTGCTCTGCACTGGTCAGCGTTTTATAACCGACCAGAACACGTTCGCCTTCTGATCAAGCATGATTCCAACATTGGCATCCCAGACAGCGAGGGCAAGATCCCTCTGCACTGGGCAGCACACAGTCAGGAGCCCAGCGCTACGCAAACTGTCCGCTGTATACTG GAGGCAGCTCCCACTGAGTCCCTGCTGAACTGGCAGGACTATGAGGGACGGACGCCCTTGCACTTCGCCGTTGCAGATGGGAACGAGGCAGTGGTCGAGGTGTTGACGTCGTACGAGGGTTGTAATGTGACAGCTTATGATAACCTCTTCAGAACACCGCTGCACTGGGCAGCTCTGCTCG GCCACGCCAGGATCgtccacctgctgctggagcGAAACACATCAGGCACGATTCCGTCAGACAGCCAGGGAGCAACACCTCTGCACTACGGTGCTCAGAGCAACAACGCT gagacaGTTGGTGTGTTCCTGTCCCACCCATCTGTGAAGGATGAACCCGATCTGGAGGGGAGGACGGCCTTCATGTGGGCCGCTGGGAAGGgcagtgatgatgtcatccgCACCATGCTGGCCCTCACCCCCCACATTGACATCAACATGGCTGACAAGTATGGTGGCACCG CACTCCATGCAGCCTCCCTGTCAGGGCATGTGAgcacagtgaagctgctgttggAGAGGGGAGCGATGGTCGACTCTCTGGATGTGATGAAACACACGCCGCTGTTTCGCGCTTGCGAGATGGGACACAGGGACGTCATACTGACACTCATCAAAG GTTCTGCACGTGTGGACCTGGTGGACGTGGATGGTCACACTGCTCTGCACTGGGCAGCTCTGGGAGGGAATGCTGAGGTCTGCCAGATACTGATGGAGAATGGGATTAGTCCCAACGTGCAG GACCAGGCAGGACGCACTCCTCTGCAATGTGCTGCTTACGGTGGCTACATCACCTGCATGGCTGTTCTCATGGAGAACAATGCTGATCCAAACATACAGGACAAAGAG GGTCGGACTGCTCTGCACTGGTCCTGTAACAATGGCTACCTGGACGCTGTGAAACTGCTACTGGGCTACAATGCCTTCCCTAATCACATGgagcacacagaggagag GTACACCCCTCTGGACTACGCTTTGCTGGGGGAGCACAGCGAGGTGACTCAGTTCATGCTGGAGCATGGCGCTCTGTCCATAGCAGCCATCCAGGACATCGCTGCTGCCTCCATCCAGGCTGTCTACAAGGGCTACACCGTCCGCAAGGCCTTCAGGGAGAGAAAGCAGCTCCTCATGAGGCACGAGCAGCTGCGCAAGGATGCAGCCAA GAAACGAGAGGAAGAACAGCGGAGGAGAGAAGCTGTGCAGCAAGTCTCTGTGGCCTCTGCAGAGAAACGCAGGGTCCCGTTGGTGagaacagagcaggaaaagctcTGCTTAGTGAACATTATAGAGGACTTAACCATGAATGACTCAGTGGTGGAAACAAAGAAATCATCCAAAGCTGAACGCGCtaagagcaaagaggagagacacaaag TAGCCCACAAGAGCAGATCCTCCAGAAGAAGCAAAGCAGCTGAACCACAAGAGACTCCTGATGCTTCGAGCCGCCACTGTCATGTGACTGGTGACACTGTGCCTGGTGCTCCCCAGACCACCAGGCTGAAGGAGCTTCTCTCTCCTGCCAGCTGCAGCCAACCGCCCAGCCTCAAACCCAGACCCCCCTGCATGCCCAAAGTCAGAGAACGAGCTTCCTCAAACACATGCACTCCAACGGACCAAACTGACACTATTACCAGAGAATGCATCCCTGTAAAAAAGAGGGATGCTCACATGACTGCGCAGACTGCCCCTGGCAGGACTGAtgcccacacctctccacaaaAGCACCGAAACCACAAGGAGCAGACTTCAGAAAAGGCCACCACCAAAGACCAAACTCACACTCCCTCATTAAGAAGCAGTTCGCCTTTAGACCACAAAAGCCCTTCGAGAAAGACTCAGTCTGCCACACACGCACCCATctcaacacgcacacacagggagCACAACAAAGAGCAGCGCCGGACGAGGAACGAGGCTGCACGCATCATCCAGCGAGCCTGGCGAAG gttcCACGCACGCAGGCGGAGAGAGGTGAGGGCCCACGAGGAGGTGGAGTCAAGTGATTCAAACCACACCCTTAACAGGAAGAAGATGGAAATCCGAGCTCAGTCCACTAAACCCTCAGCGAGTAAGAGCTCGGTGCTACAAAGCATCTACG GGAACTCCATGGCCAGACGAGGGCGTTCATTTCGGGGCGCTCAttctcagctgctcctggacCTGCCACTGCGCACCCAGAGCCAGC TGAGCGGTATCGACTGTGTGCACCTGACTGATGCTGTGAATCAAGCCAAGCAGTACTCCTACCACCTGAGACCACATAGTGCTGGACAGGGGACCAGAGGCCGGGGAAAACATTGA